In the genome of Triticum urartu cultivar G1812 chromosome 5, Tu2.1, whole genome shotgun sequence, one region contains:
- the LOC125509285 gene encoding uncharacterized protein LOC125509285 — MEKFLQGIKDNKKDFVRNLMDAFAATRSKSMSTLATTAAAVDSGTHVGAHPMANETTIPATQSSIVVHDTSEMEKIEIAAGAESLIQEGDLPALDNTGRSPSLIRFSYQR, encoded by the exons ATGGAGAAGTTCCTGCAGGGAATCAAGGACAACAAAAAAGATTTTGTTAGAAATCTCATGGATGCATTCGCTGCTACAAGATCAAAATCAATGAGCACATTGGCTACAACAG CAGCTGCAGTGGATAGTGGCACGCATGTCGGTGCACACCCGATGGCAAATGAAACGACAATTCCAGCCACTCAAAGTTCTATTGTTGTTCATGATACGTCAG AGATGGAAAAAATAGAAATTGCAGCAGGTGCAGAAAGCTTGATTCAGGAGGGTGATTTACCAGcactt gataacacaggtagaagtccctcattgattcggttttcctaccagagatga